The stretch of DNA CTGATCAACGACCCGGGCCTGCTGATCGCCGACGAGCCGACGACCGCCCTCGACGTGACCGTCCAGGCGCAGATCCTCGACCTGCTGCAGGACCTGCAGCGGGAGTTCAACTCAGCGATCATCATCATCACCCACGACCTCGGTGTCGTGGCCGAGATGGCCGACGACGTCCTGGTGATGTACGGCGGCCGGGCGGTCGAGTACGGCCCCACCGCCGAGATCCTGGTCCGACCGGAGATGCCCTACACCTGGGGCCTGCTCTCCAGCGTCCCGGACGTCCTGGGCGACACCGACGCGAAGCTGATTCCGATCCCGGGCAACCCTCCGAGCCTCCTGCACCCGCCGAGCGGGTGCGCCTTCCACCCGCGCTGCACGCACCGCGACAAGGTGCCGGGGAACCTGTGCTTCACCGAGCTGCCCGAGCTGTTGCCTGTGGCGGAGGGCCGCAACCACACGAAGCGATGCCACCTCGCCAACCCGGACGAGGTGTACGCGATCGAGGTACTTCCCGAGATCGCGCCCGACCTGGTGGAGGAGCAGGGATGAGTGCCGACAACGACCTGAAGGTCTCGGGGCACACCGCTGTCACGGCCGACCCGTCCGCACCGCCGGTGCTCACGGTCAACGACCTGCAGATGCACTTCCCGGTCAAGAGCCCCGGGGTGATCCGGCGTACCGTCGGCGCGGTCAAGGCCGTGGACGGGGTCTCCTTCCAGGTGCCGACCAACGGCTCGCTCGGGCTGGTGGGCGAGTCCGGCTGTGGCAAGTCCACCACCGGCCGGCTGATCACCCGGCTCTACGAGCCGACCGACGGGTCGATCGAGTTCGAGGGCCGCGACATCGCGCACCTCTCCCAGCGCCAGCTGCTGCCGCTGCGGCGCGAGATCCAGATGATCTTCCAGGACCCGGCGACCTCGCTGAACCCGCGGCACACCGTCGGCTCGATCATCGGCGCGCCCCTGGAGATCCACAAGGTGCTGCCGAAGGACAAGATCCTCGGCCGCGTCCAGGAGCTGCTCGAGATCGTCGGGCTCAACCCGGAGCACTACAACCGCTACCCGCACGAGTTCTCCGGCGGTCAGCGTCAGCGCATCGGCATCGCCCGCGCCCTGACCCTGCAGCCGAAGCTGTTGGTGGCCGACGAGCCGGTGTCGGCTCTCGACGTGTCGATCCAGGCGCAGGTGATCAACCTGCTCCAGGACCTGCAGCGGGAGTTCGGCATCGCGTTCCTGTTCATCGCCCACGACCTCGCGGTGGTGCGGCACTTCTGCCCCGAGATCGCGGTGATGTACCTGGGCAAGATCGTCGAGATCGGCGACCGCGAGAGCATCTACAACCACGCTCACCACCCGTACACGCAGGCACTGCTCTCTGCCGTGCCGGACGTCAAGCAGGCCACGCTCGGCGGCCGCCGCGAGCGCATCCGGCTCACCGGCGACGTGCCGAGCCCGATCAACCCGCCCTCGGGCTGCCGGTTCCGCACCCGCTGCCCGATCGCCAAGGAGATCTGCGCGAAGGTCGAGCCGCCGCTGCTGCAGATCGGCCCGACGCACAAGGTGGCCTGCCACTTCCCGGGCGAGATCGGCAAGGCGCCGGAGACGCCGGTGACCTCGCGTCTGCTGGGCGTGGACGACTACGGCACCCCCGACCCGGGCGCCAGCCCGGTCGAGCTGCCGACGGGACCGAGCTTCAGCAACACCTGGTTCGACCTCGGGAACCGCACCATCCATACTGCGTAGTCGTGGAGGGGCTCTTCGAGATCGCCGACGAGCCGTCGCGTGGTTCGCGTACGCCGGAGGGCGGGTCCCTCTCCGACGCCGACCACGTGGCGGCTCCACTGGCGGTGCGGATGCGTCCGCGCACGCTCGACGAGCTGGTCGGACAGGAGCAGCTGCGCGCGCCCGGCTCGCCCCTGCGGCAGTTGATCGAGGGCGACCAGTCGCTCTCGCTGCTGCTGTGGGGCCCGCCGGGGACGGGCAAGACCACGATCGCCTCGATCGTCTCGCGGCAGACCGATCGCCGCTTCGTCGAGGTCTCCGCCGTCAGTGCCGGGGTGAAGGAGGTGCGGGCAGCGATCGACGCCGCCCGGGCCGACCTCGTCCGCACCGGCCGCGAGACGGTGCTCTTCGTCGACGAGGTGCACCGGTTCTCCAAGGCCCAGCAGGACGCGCTGCTGCCGGGGGTGGAGAACCGCTGGGTGACGCTGGTAGCGGCCACCACCGAGAACCCGTTCTTCTCGGTGATCAGCCCGCTGCTCTCCCGCAGTCTGCTGCTGCGACTGGAGTCGCTCACCGATGACGACGTACGGGGCGTGCTGCGACGCGCGCTGACCGACGAGCGAGGCCTCGCCGGCCGGGTCACCATCGCCGAGGAGGCGCTGGAGCACCTCGTGCGGCTGGCAGGAGGCGACGCGCGGCGCTCCCTGACCTACCTGGAGGCGGCCGCGGGTGCGGCGCTGTCGATGGCGCCCGGTGGCGCTCCGCGCACGACGTCGACCGATTCGACCGGGTCGACCGATTCGACCGATTCGACCGATTCGACCGAGCCGGTCGAGGCTCCTGTCGAGATCACCCTCGAGGCGGCGGAGACGGCCGTCGACCAGGCGGCGGTGCGCTACGACCGCCAGGGGGACCAGCACTACGACGTGGTCAGCGCCTTCATCAAGTCGGTGCGCGGCTCGGACGCCGACGCCGCGCTGCACTATCTTGCCCGGATGCTCGAGGCGGGGGAGGACCCGCGCTTCATCGCGCGGCGGCTGATGATCCTGGCCAGCGAGGACATCGGCCTGGCCGACCCGACGGCACTGCAGACAGCCGTCGCGGCGGCCCAGACGGTGCAGCTGATCGGCCTGCCCGAGGCACAGCTGACACTGGCGCACGCCACCATCGCCCTCGCGGTGGCGCCCAAGTCCAACGCGGTCACGACCGCGATCTTCGCGGCGATCGCCGACGTGAAGGCCGGCCGGATCGGTCAGGTTCCCTCCCACCTGCGCGACGCCCACTACGGCGGCGCGAAGAAGCTGGGCCACGGTGCCGGCTACAAGTACGCGCACGACGAGCCGTTCGGCATCGCCGAGCAGCAGTACGCTCCGGACGCCGTCGAGGACGCCGCCTACTACCAGCCGACCAGCTACGGCGCCGAGGCGGCGGTCAAGGAGCGCTGGGAACGGATCCGCGCGATCATCCGTGGTGGTGCGCGATAGGGTCGGGGGCCATGACCGCGCTCTCGATCACCCTCGCCCTCGTGGCGGTGGTCGCGGCTGCCCTGGCGCTGGTCGCGGTGATCGCCGGACGCCGCGCGCTGACAGCGGCGTCACGGCGCGAGCAGGTCGCGGAGCAGGACCTCGCCGAGATGCGCGAGCGCCTCGCCGTACTCGAGCAGAGGACGAGGCCCGGTGCGCGGTCAGGGGGCGACGCTGAGTCAGCCGACGACCGCGAGTTCGTGATCACCAGGCTCGGCTCCCTCGAGGCTCTCGAGGCGGACGGCACCGACCGC from Nocardioides sp. BP30 encodes:
- a CDS encoding replication-associated recombination protein A; its protein translation is MEGLFEIADEPSRGSRTPEGGSLSDADHVAAPLAVRMRPRTLDELVGQEQLRAPGSPLRQLIEGDQSLSLLLWGPPGTGKTTIASIVSRQTDRRFVEVSAVSAGVKEVRAAIDAARADLVRTGRETVLFVDEVHRFSKAQQDALLPGVENRWVTLVAATTENPFFSVISPLLSRSLLLRLESLTDDDVRGVLRRALTDERGLAGRVTIAEEALEHLVRLAGGDARRSLTYLEAAAGAALSMAPGGAPRTTSTDSTGSTDSTDSTDSTEPVEAPVEITLEAAETAVDQAAVRYDRQGDQHYDVVSAFIKSVRGSDADAALHYLARMLEAGEDPRFIARRLMILASEDIGLADPTALQTAVAAAQTVQLIGLPEAQLTLAHATIALAVAPKSNAVTTAIFAAIADVKAGRIGQVPSHLRDAHYGGAKKLGHGAGYKYAHDEPFGIAEQQYAPDAVEDAAYYQPTSYGAEAAVKERWERIRAIIRGGAR
- a CDS encoding ABC transporter ATP-binding protein yields the protein MSADNDLKVSGHTAVTADPSAPPVLTVNDLQMHFPVKSPGVIRRTVGAVKAVDGVSFQVPTNGSLGLVGESGCGKSTTGRLITRLYEPTDGSIEFEGRDIAHLSQRQLLPLRREIQMIFQDPATSLNPRHTVGSIIGAPLEIHKVLPKDKILGRVQELLEIVGLNPEHYNRYPHEFSGGQRQRIGIARALTLQPKLLVADEPVSALDVSIQAQVINLLQDLQREFGIAFLFIAHDLAVVRHFCPEIAVMYLGKIVEIGDRESIYNHAHHPYTQALLSAVPDVKQATLGGRRERIRLTGDVPSPINPPSGCRFRTRCPIAKEICAKVEPPLLQIGPTHKVACHFPGEIGKAPETPVTSRLLGVDDYGTPDPGASPVELPTGPSFSNTWFDLGNRTIHTA
- a CDS encoding ABC transporter ATP-binding protein, with protein sequence MSTLVNNAETGSSAASEGYLSVRDLVVHFPTSDGVVKATDGLSYDVARGKTLGIVGESGSGKSVSSSAILGLHRGTNAQVSGEILLDGVDLLQVSDEEMRRRRGKDVAMIFQDPLSAMHPYYTVGNQIAEAYRVHNHVSRRAARARAIEMLDRVGIPQPSRRVDDYPHQFSGGMRQRAMIAMSLINDPGLLIADEPTTALDVTVQAQILDLLQDLQREFNSAIIIITHDLGVVAEMADDVLVMYGGRAVEYGPTAEILVRPEMPYTWGLLSSVPDVLGDTDAKLIPIPGNPPSLLHPPSGCAFHPRCTHRDKVPGNLCFTELPELLPVAEGRNHTKRCHLANPDEVYAIEVLPEIAPDLVEEQG